gtttttaactcattttgaATACTGAGTGATGACATTGAATCCCCTTACGTGCCAGCCTGAAAActgtaactcattttatttttgctatacaTTTGTTACCGTTTATCTTATATTCAGGGTATTGGATCAATTACGTATCAGTATAACTATAAATAAGGCTCAATTACACAAAATGTTTAATGCTAAAATCTTATAGTgagaggaaattttatttttaatttctgtatttttgtagaatactatgaaaaataaagtaaaaatagaatattatctagtataatatatattattttcacacATATTTTTGTATTAGAGAAGCACAAAACAAATATCAGTATGTTATTTCAGCCCTTAACATAGGTTACATTTGGACCAAGTCTTTGAAGGTGAAGTCATGGAAATGAATGCAGAGATTAGACAGGGTCTCTGGGGTCTGTGTTGCTCTGTCTAGTTTTTCATGCAATTCCTAGAGTGTGTTACCATCCTAACATCATCAAACATCACTCCCTGACATGAAACAGTCTTGGTAGGAAAGTAAAGAGtcattttagagaagaaaactggttttaatttcatttttatttttgcaatctgGAGAGCAGTTGGTTGATTCCCCAGGAAAAGTTATGgaaaagtatttaatatttacaagGTCAACTATTCCAGTGCTCTTAGAAAGCCCAGGGCCTTCAGGACAGAGTATTGTAAGGGAagactttctgtttgttttatctcTAAATCCCATAGGAGAAAAATTCCTAAGTCATAGCAGCTTTAGGATTCAGTGTGAACGCACCATAGCCTCTTCAGAGggttccttttctctctctgaaaaCAGCTCCCTGTCCACAGGATCCTCAAAGCCCATGTACCTTTCTTCCTCTAGCTAGGATGCCCCAGAACAATGCCTACCCATGCATTGACCTCAGAGATCCaaacatgatgatgatgattgttattatttttgagacagggtttcgctctgtcggccaggtgAAATGACAGTGGtgccctcagctcactgcagcctccaactccagagctcaagtgatcctcctgcttcagtttcTTGAGTAGGTGAATCCTCAGGCTCCAgttaccatgtccagctaatttctttttctaaatttacagagaagaggttttgccatgtttcctaggctgatCATTAACCCtttagctcaagtgatctgcctgcctcagcctcctaaaatgctgggatattaggaatgagccactgtgcctggtctgagATATAAATATGATTAAAAGGGATTGTGAAACAGGCTGCTGCCTTCATCTGGGTGAGACCAATGTAAGCTATAAGAAAGATGTTAAATCATGGTTGAGTCCAGGATGGAATGAGATACTGAAGCTCCAGCCTGCAGAGGGTCTTGTCATAGAAAGACTGGAACTAGTACTTTCTTCTCTGAGATCAGGCCTTTCTATCTGGGCTGGGGCCCAGAggaagatgatttttattttgtacgCGGTGTTGGGGAAGTGACCCATGTGAAAGGTCACACAAGAAAAGCCATGACCCCGCACCATGGCGTGCACCAAGCCCACTGCCCGCAAAGCTACCGTCTGCCCCCCAAGGAAGACCCTGGCCACCAAAGCCACAGGCAAGAGGGCGCTGTTCACAGGAGCGATCAAGAAGCCTCAGCGCTCCCGTCTCCTTGGGCTGAGCCTGGCCAGCGCAGGCTGTTCCCAGCCCTCCAAGGCTTGGGCTGCAATGGGATTTTTCTCCCCACATCTCACACACGTCCAGGGCCTCTCCTACCACCTCCCCAGCCAAAATCTGGGTCATTTCAGCCACGGCCACGACCGTGATCAGGTTCTAGGACACTGACCTGGAGCTGATGGACTGAACTGAACTTGTAACGGgtgcctccctccctttcccacccacaaacacacacactggtTTTCCTGCCTCCTGTAATGTGAAGTGACTTGTGGATAGAGAGTCTATTCAACTTTCAGAAAGTAGAGTTGAATGTATATTATAGCAAAGGAGCAGGAACAGCCCAGGAGACAGGGAACATTTAGAACACAGAGCCGCGTATAAGAAAAGTCAAAGTGTGGATCGCATCTGCTGTTTGATCAAATGCAGGAGACATTATCTATTTCCCACTAATAAATTTATTTGGTTTTCAATAATGTTAATGAGCAAATTTTTCACAATTGTTCTTGATTTGAAGTGTTGAAAGGTGTTCAGTGAGAAATTCCCAGTTGACATGAATGCATCAGACCCTCAATGTAGATAGAAAgtttacaaacaaaagaaaacagtaacagTCATACCCATTATATCTGCCTCTGTTGTTACTCCCAGTCATATGCAGGGCTACTTTTGGACCCCGTGagggaaataaaaccaaaagtgaagaaaaatgctAATATCAGATCCAGGATGAGCGCAGAGGAGAGTAAAAGCACAACCAAACGGAAACGAAGCTGTCTAAAGTGCAGTGTTTGCCAGGAGTGTCGGCTCTCCGCGGAGGCGGCGGGCCAGCTGGGTGTCTCTGGGCATAACTGTGACACGCCTGGCATGGATGGCACATGGGTTGGCGTCTTCAAAGAGGCGCACCAGGTAGGCCTCCCTGGTACCCTGAGAGCACCAATGGCAGCGATCTGGAAGCGCAGGTCCGGGCTGATGTCCTGGACGATCTCGCGCACCAGGAACTGGAAGGGCAGCTTGCGCAGGAGCAGCTGCGTGGACTTCTGCTGGTACTTTATGATTTTGCGCAGCGCCAGGGTGCCAGGCCTGTAGCGCTGAGGCTTCTTGATCGCTCCTGTGAGCGGCGCCCTCTTGCCAGCGGCTTTGGTGGCCAGGGTCTTCCTTGGGGGGCAGACGGTGGCTTTGCGGGAGGTGAGCTTGGTGCACGCCATAGTGCGGGGTCATGGCCTTTCCTGTGTCCTTAGGCTGAGCCTGGTGAACAAGAGGCAGTGCTGGTACCTGACAGCAATGATGGTGGGGCTGTGGACAGGACTCAGCCGCAGGCTCTCCCCTGTCCTTGGGCTGAGCCTGGCCAGCTGCAGGCTGCCCCAGCGTCAGAGAGCGAGGGCAGTGGGGCTGTGGACAGGATTCAGAGAGCCTGTGAGTTGAGATCCATGTAGAATATGCACCCACACACTTAGCCTTTTCCAACCCAGCCCTGGACTTACCAGCTCCCAGGTCTGCGGGTCAGAGGCCCCACAGCTCGGTCTCCCCCGTGGGTTTCCGGGCTTCCAAGGTCTACACAGCAGCAGCCAGGAATCTCCCTTCCAGGCTGTCTGGCTCTGGCTGGAGATCTCTGTGGTCTCAGCCAAGTCCAGCCTCTTATAAGTGGCTCAGATGATTGCATTAGACCCACCCAGCTACCTTCCATTGCTCTCACTGCTTCACTAGACCCTCAACCTCATCAGGGCTGTGAAAACCTAATCAAGTCCTTGGGTTCTGCACACACATGACTGTGACTCATGAGAGGGATGGTAGGTGTGAGTTAGCTGGAATCTGGGTGCGAAAGTGATTCTGAAAGTTTACATCTCATGATCATCATGGAAATAGTtacaatgaaaacatttcaataaaGTCACACGTTCCATGACTTTCATGACTGCTGCAGAACTCCACTGGGTGCCACCATGAGGTGTCTCTCAGGTTCTTTGAGGATGAGGTGAAACAGGGAGGGAAAGATGGAAAACCTAAATGGTCACTCCTCTATCAGGGATGCTCCCAGGGacatttttctccccaaaagtGACACTCATGAAAATCTGCCTTGGGAAGAAAGCTGaagtctttttgataaaatggtCACATGTGTCTGTCACTGATACCCCCTGGCTCCTTTTTACCTTAATGCCAGGGCTAAGCTTTGTTTCCATTGCCCACTTTGGAAATACCATGAGGCCCAGTGAAGCCAGTCCTGACTTCACTGAGCTGCTGAACCTAGGTCATGGCTGCTACCTTCATACCTCCGACTgcataagaaaaagcaaaaccaaccaaccaaccaaaggCCTCTATTTCATTACACTGTTAACAGGGTTTTCTTATAGTTGTGGTAGGAATTAATGCCCATGCATGCAATGCATGTACCAAGCACCGAACAGGAAATTTCAGGATAATCAATACTCACCAAATAAGTTTAcactactgttttaaaaatagagatcataTCATAGAAAAACTTTAGGTTTATGGCAAAATTGGGCAGAAGAAACAGAGGTCCCCTATATCCTCTACCCACCTACACTATCAACTTTCTGCCCTAGTCATTATTCTGACTCCAAGACCATTGCTCTCCTTAGGATTCACTtgggtgttgtacattctattgGTTCAAGTAAAGGCATAATTACATGTATCCACCAGTATTGTATCCTAAGGAAGAGTCTTGTGGGGTAATTTCACTTCCGTCCAAATACACGGTGTCTTGTCTTTTCACtgctccttcaccttccatcCCTTGCAACCACTCaactattgatttatttattcatatttaaatggGGACATCTCATTGTACCTATTTCTTATGTACAAAGtgatgttttaaattatgtacaCATTGCCTAATGTCTAAGTCTAGGTAACTGACAGCCATATGACCTCACATATGTACTATACTGGTGAGAACAATGCACATCTATGcttttagcatttttcaagaatacgatctattgttaactacagtcaccatgttgtacaatacttcttgagatttttttcccctgtgtaaCTGAAATGTTGTGTATTTTGACAAACATCTTCTCAAATCATTCAACCACAgccaccccaccccctgacaaccaccattcttctTTTTGACATCTAGTAGATTAACTTTGTGAGATTGCACATACCATTGAGATCATATAGTATTTATAttcctctgcctggcttatttcacttagcatgatgctCTCCAGGTGCACCCATGTGTCAGAATTCTTAAATGTCCCACACATTTCCTGCCCGTCAGAGACACACCCTGCATCTGACCCTCCCTTGAGTGTGGGCAGAATTGTGAACTGATGAGCTCACAAATCCCTGATTAGATTAGGGATACACTGAACCAATGGACATTAAGTGCTGGGCCTGATCCAATCATCTGAGCTCTTTATAAGGAACTGAACCTCCCTAAGATCACAGAGATCTCCAGCCAGAGAGAAATTTTTCCCCACTGCAGAGTCCCCAGCGGTGGCCGTGCAGATCCAGAGATCCCCACAGCCCACACCTGAGTCACATCTCTAGGAATGAGAATTCATGATGCATTGATCTAAAACTAATATACTCTCCATACACAAGTTTCTTCACATTGTGGAAATCAGAAAAGCCAGTGTGTGTTTTTGTCtcggggagggggaggcagggagctgtGTCCATTTGTGGCTGAACTATGGCTCAGCAGAAACACAGTAGCTAAAATCTTTGAAAGGTTCTCATTGCAGATCCATAATCAAACCACCTTAGCCGGAATTCTGCCTCTACAGCACTGCCGTGGACTAGATCTACATCTCGCCCATGGTGACAGGCAGACAAACAGGTGTGTCTGCTCAGATGTTCGCCATGCCCCGAGGTCTGAAGGGCAGCAACAAGGATGGAATCCCTGAGGGCCTAGATGGGAACTTGGAAGAACCCAGGTGTCAGGAAGGTGAGCTCAGGGGTCAGGATGTCATGGACCCCACAGAAGGTGACAATGAAGCCTCAACCTCAGCTCCTCCTGCAGCCAAAAGACTGAAAACAGATACTAAAGGAAAGAACGAGAGGAAGCCCACCATGGATGCAGATGAGGCTCAGAGGATGACAACCTTGCTGTCTGCCATGTCTGAGGAGCAGCTGGCCCGCTACGAAGTGTGTCGCCGGTCAGCTTTCCCAAAAGCACACATTGCAGGTCTGATGCAGTCTATCACTGGCAGATCGGTGCCTGAGAACGTGGCCATTTCCATGGCTGGAATAGCCAAGGTCTTGGTTGGAGAGGTGGTGGAAGAGGCCCTGGACATGTGTGAGATGGGGGAGAAACGCCCCCACTGCAGCCCAAGCATTTAAGGCAGGCTGTTGGCAGGTTAGAACCCAAGGGCCTCTTCCCCAACAgcaactacaaaaaaaatgttcttttaggCCCAAGGCCAGAGGGAAAGTTCTGTTTGTGAAGGAAGTACTGCATCCATCTTCCAGTGACAGGACTGTGTTTTCTAGAGCTTCTGCATCTCAGTCTACCCTGGGTTTACACGCGACTTTAATGTCTTTCTCAAACTCTGACATTGGCCTTCCCAAGATGAAGACAGTGGCTTGTTTCATAATCACTTTGACTAAATATTTGGGCTTCCTAGGGCATATAGAGgcatttttctgtgtctttctagTTGGAAGAAGATGGGTGCATGGGCCTTGAGTTTTTTGTGGGCAGGCAGATGCTTTCAGAGAGGGAAACCTCTTCCAGGGTACTTGTATAGTTTTATACTGAAGCGTGGAGTTGCTGTGTCTTATCTTTTATGATTATTTCTGGTATCAATAAATTAAGCCTGCAGAGACTTTTCTCTTGTGTTCTTCTGCCCTGAAGGCTGTGTCTGAGCAGGAGCACTGCAATTGTTGTCcttgtatgtattttaaatacttgTATGGATTTTTTTGAGTCAGCATTGAACTGTTTCCATcctgaggaaataaaaacaatcacaaagcgttattttctcttatttgacTGTTCTCATAGGTATTCCTCCCTACTTTGCTTTATGTCAGCAGTTGATCATCTACATTATTGGAAATTAACATAGTATAGGGGAATCTTATAAGACTAGAGAGAAACAGATTCCAAAAACCTGTGAACACCCATTTGTAATGATCATCTGCAGTTTAAAAGACACATATAAAGAGAGCCTATTTGCTTCATGTGGTAATATTACCAGTGCTTCTATAGGCAAccaaatttagtttaaaacaCTGTTACAGAGTATTCTTGATTTTATGCTTTCTAGAGGCAATCTGTTCAGAAAATGGAACCTGAGTAcagcaacataaaaaataaattattgagatATGGAACAAAGTAGGTTCATCAGGAGTTATAAAGTTATCCCATAGTCTCCTTGTACATACTCTACTTTACCTTTATTATGGCAAAGAAGACTTTTCCACCATAAAATAAAGACCTGAGATTTATTATCAAATCATTGTGAATATTCCCAGCACAACTCGCAGATATTGATGGTGCTAGTTCAGCCTGTTTACCTTTGCCCTGTGCCCCCTAAATCACAGAGTATGAGCAAAAAGATCTAAAACCCCTTCCAGTTCAGTTCTAATATTGAACAGAGTAAcatcaattattttttcctgaagcCAAATATACCCCCTCAAAAgtgttgctttatttatttttaaacttagctTTTGCTCTTCAAATGGTACTTATGGTACATAGAACCTATCTTTGATTGGGTGAGTATTACAGAAACTTTTAAACTTTACCAAGGATGGGGAAATTCTGTTTCACACCACCATGTTTTGACATTAcatagctttcattttattttaccaacttCCTTGTAAAGGCATATAACAAGTTAGACTACTGGGTCTAAGGGAGGGATATGGAGGGTACAGATTTTTGGAAGAACTCATGGAGTTGGGAGGGCTCTCTCAGAAATTAAAGTGCTTGAGCAACCAAAATAAGTAAGATCCAAGGGTCTCAATATCACCCAGGCTTTATACTGCTCTCAGctcattcctttttccatggcACTGGGGAGTCTTGGAAGCTGTGTTCTGGCAGATGTGGCAGGTCTAGTGCTCGCTGAACACTAGAAGTAAAGAGAACACTGCCCAAGCAACCTGAGGTGGGGACAATTCGTTGCTTGGGCAGGGTTCTCTTTACTTCTAGTGTTCAGCGAGCACTAGACAAATCTACACACAGCAGTGAGGGTAGTGATTGGACACACAAGGTTAGAACGTTTTTCTGGCCCCCACGTAGATCTCAATGCTTTTTGTGGAGTTTGAGTAAAGCTGAACTGCTGAAGACAGAAACAAGATCCTATCAAGGTCTCAGAGGTCAGGTCAGCTCAGGAGCAGAAACACAGGGTTGTTTTTTCAAAGAGGAAAAACGGATTCGCTGAGAAGGTTCAGTGTCCCTACACATTCTAAACCTTCTCAATATGTAATGTCATATAGCCACAATTCTCAAGAAGAAAATTTGTAGAAAGTGATATCTTTCCAGGAAAAATCTTTGACAGCTTTCATGGCTGGTTGTATTACATGTTAATAACAATGTAAGTTTTCCTGGAGCTTCACTGTTATTATTAAAGTCTATCTCATAATGTACATTTGGAGACTGCCTAGAAAAATGTGGCCTCTGGCTGGAACTGGTGAGGTAGTGAGGAGATGACTAACAAATGAAGGGACGGCACTTCacagcttttctttccttccttccttcctttcttccttcctcccttccctctctctctctttctttcgttctttctttctttctctttctttctttttctttttctttcattctttttctttccttctttctttctttccttctttctttctttccttccttctttttcccttccccttcccctcccctcccctccacttccgttccccttccttccctcctttctttttctttttttttgatggggtcttgctcggttgcccaggctggcatacagtggcatgatcttggttcactgcaacctctgccttccaggttcaaacaattctcctgcctcagcctccagagtagctgggattacaggcatgtgccaccacactggctaatttttgtatttttagtagagatggagtttcaccatgttggctaagctgatcttgaacccctgacttcaagagatccacctgcctcgcctctcaaagtgctgggattacaggtgtgacccagcgCGTACAGCCTACAACTTCACAGTTATTTTCAACAATTTGTGATCACTCTGGAATAACCTTAACATCCGCCCTGCCTGCCTTTGCCCCCCAAAAGTATTTAGCCTGTGCCCAAGTAAAGTTTAAACAATCTAGCTGCACTGTTTCCAAGTGCATAGTATCTAGGGTCTGGTCTTCAAAAGTACAACAAACAAACTGTTGTAACCCAATTAGAcaagtttaaataataatttgtcGGTGTTACGTTTTCTATGAAGAAGGATACAAAGTAGAGTGGTAACTTCCATACATGGCGGAGAAGGGGGCCATGCTCTCACAAAATGAATGGAGTCAGATCTTTTGTAATAGTTTAATAACTATCATGAATATTGGAGAGACACGTTATATAATTTCAAGTTACTGCTGAGTATAGGAATATCTAGCAGTCTAtttgataagaaaatattttcttttatatgaacCTATTAATGAGATAGATgaagttcttttgtttttaattagtttttcttAGGCACATATTCAAGGGAGCAGACTACCGTTTGGTAAAACGAGATGATTCCacatcaggtttttgtttttaaagatgaaagagCTGAAAAACCTTGTTTTGTCACAGCAATGCCATCcaattattcaaattttttgAGATCATAATTCAAAAATTACATTGTGATTTagcttcaaattttttttgtaatgaccTTTGAATTGACAACTCATTAAAATTTTCTGAGtttggataaaaacaaaaaatttgaaatcatcTGAATTGAAAAAATCGTGTTTGTCAAAATCTACCTCCTACTCCCTCACCTACCATGCCATGTTCAACTCTTGTACTTGAAAAGCATTGAAAAATTTAAGTTCTGTTAATTTCAATCCACTTTcaccaaagtaattttttttgtgaGAAGGCCATAATCTCATCaataatgcctttaaaaaaattcagcagaAAATATGAACTAGTAACTGATcatgataagaaaataaaacccagaaaaaGCAAAGTCCTAAGGCAGAGCAACTTCTGTCTTCAGTGTGAAATCACCATAGTCTCTTGGAAGGGGTTTCTTTTTCAAAGCAGTTTGCTATCCAGAGGGTGCTAAAGTCCCACACAAGTTTATTCTTCCAATCTTCCAAATAGGAAGATGTAGAAAAAAACCCAGATGTCAGAAACGATCCAAATATTTAGTCAAAATGATTATGAAATAGGTTGCTTCCTTCACCCAGGTGTGGCCAATTTAAGAGTTTGTGGAAGATATTAAAATTGTGGGTAAATTCAGGGTAGATTGAGACACTGAAGTTCTGGCACACAAAGTCTTCTGTCATAGGGAACATGGAACAAGTACGTTTCCCCccagtatttcttttttggcCTTGAGTCTAAAATCACATGATTTTTTGGTACTTGTTAAAAATGTggccgtctgtaatcccagtactttgggaggctgaggtaggcagatcatgagatcaggagatcgagaccatcttggccaacatggctctactaaaagttcaaaaattagctgtgtatggtggcgagtggctgtagtcccagctattcgggaggctgaggcaggagaatgccttcaaccagggagtcggaggtgcagtgagccgagatcgcgccactgcactccagcctggcgagagagcgagactccatctcaaaaaaaaaaaaaaatggctgggcagtggctcacacctgtaatcccagcactttgggaaagccaacagatgaataaaataaaaaaagtggcagatcacgaggccaggagatcgagaccatatgGACCAACTGCATGGAacagcctgtctctactaaaaatagaaaaaattatggCTGCAGCAGGCGTGTTCTCTCCACGTCTCATACACTTCCAGGACTCTCCTGCTACCTCCCTACCAAGCCTGGTCACTCAGTCATGGCCATGACGCGACCATGTTCTAGGACGCTGAACTGCCAGAGATGGACGGTATCAGACTTCTAAAGGCTGCCTCTTTCCCTTTCCTAcccgcacacacacccacactgccTCCCATAATGTGAAGTGACCTATGGATACAGAGTCTATTCGTATTTTAGAAAGCAGATTTGAATGTGCGTTCATAGCAAACTAGCAGGAACAGCCCAGGACACAGGGAGCATTGCAAACACAGAGCTGCATACAGGAAAAGTCGAAGTGTGGGTCTCATCTACTGATCAAGTTAAACAAACATCACTGAGTTGCCATCAGGAAGAGATTTATTTGGTTAGTAGTCTAAACACAGGCATAGTCCAGTGAAAATGAACAGGTTTCTTGAAAATTGATGTAGAGCTGAAGTGCTGAAACTGGCTCACTGAAATATTTCACCTGACACTAGTGCCTTATGACCCTCAAGGTAGATtagaaattaacaaacaaaagcaCACAGAAACACCACCAAGACCTGATTTCTCCCTGTTTCCACTCCCAATTCTATGCTTAGCTACCTTTGGGCTCTTAAGGACCCTCTCTGCGGAGGCGGCGGGCCAGCTGCATGTCTCTGGGCATAATTGTGACGCGCCTGGCATGGATGGCACACAGGTTGGTGTCTTCAAAGAGTCGCACCAGGTAGGCCTCGCTGGCCTCCTGCAGGGCGCCAATGGCCGCGCTCTGGAAGCGCAGGTCCGGGCTGATGGCCTGGGCGATCTCGCGCACCAGGCGCTGGAAGGGCAGCTTGCGCAGGAGCAGCTGCGTGGACTTCTGGTACTTTCTGATTTCCCGCAGCGCCAGAGTGCCAGGCTTGTAGCGGTGAGGCTTCTTGATCCCTCCTTTAGGCGGCGCCCTTTTTCCGACGGCTTTGGTGGCCAGGGGCTTCCTGGGGGCCTGCCAGGCGGTGGCTTTGCGGGCGGTCTGCTTGGTGCGCGCCATGATGCGGGGCCTtagcctctcccctctccttgggCTGAGCCTGGCCGGCTGCAGGCGGTGCTGGCGTCAGAGAGCGAGGGCAGTGGTGCTGTGGACAGGATTCAGAGAGCCTGTGAGTTGAGATCCATGCGCATGACTCTCCCACACACTTAGCCCCCGCCAACCCAGCCCCACACTTACCAGCTCTCAGTTCTGTGGGTCGGAGGCCGGGCTGCTTAGTCTTCCCGGAGGGAGGGTCCTGGGTTTCCTTGGTCTACACAGCAGCGGCCAGGAATCTCCCTCGCAGGCAGTCTCTTTCTGACTGGAGATCTCTGTGGTCTCagtaaaaccctgcctctttAAGGAGCTCAGATGATTGGATTAGACCCACCCAGCTACCTTCCATTGTACTTCCTGCTTCACTAGATACTCAACCTAATCAGGGCTGTGAAAACCCAATCAAGTCCCCGGGTTCTGCACACACCCAATGGAGACCGAACCTTCTGCAGTGCGCCTTGTGGGAGGGATGGTAGGTGGGTGGGTAACCTAAAGTTCTAGGTGTGGAAGGGAATCTGAAAGTTTACATTTCTCCATCATCATGGAAATATTGACAGTGgaaaaaattctttaataaaGTCGAAATTTAGCCAAATTGCACATCTGCTCCAAAACACCAATGCATGAGATCATGAGGTTTTATCAGTTCCTTTGAGAATGAAGTGTTCcaggaggggggtgggggggtatggaaatttgaaaatttgaaatggtCACTTCTCTGTCTGGGATTCTCCTCTGACATTTTCTCCCCAAAAGTGACACTCATGAAAATCTTCTGGTAGCCTCCAGCAGATTTGGCTCCGGATAAGCCAAAGCTTTCCTGAGAAAAGAATCACATGTGACTGTTGCTGGTGCTCCCCCTCAGCTCCCTCAAGCTCCTTTTCCCCTATGAAGGTGGAAGGGACACCTGAGCTGAGCTATCCTGCCATTGCCCATGATGGGAATGCCACGAGGTCCTGAGAAGCCAGCTTTGACCTCACTGACCTGCTGACCCGAGGTCACAGCTGAGCTCAGAAAACAttgaatatattttgttatttcaatatTTGTAGGGGTACCTGTAGTTTTAGGTTCCATAGATAAATTGTGTAGTTGTGAATTCTATTCAAATATACTGTTAAAAGACTTTTGTGATACCTATAGTAGAAATTAGTGCCCAATTCAATGTAGGTATGGCACACAGAACAATAGATTCCATAATATCAGTACTTACAAAATAAGTTTGtattagtgttttaaaattcgagcttattattatta
This window of the Nomascus leucogenys isolate Asia chromosome 6, Asia_NLE_v1, whole genome shotgun sequence genome carries:
- the LOC115835452 gene encoding histone H3.Y — translated: MARTKQTARKATAWQAPRKPLATKAVGKRAPPKGGIKKPHRYKPGTLALREIRKYQKSTQLLLRKLPFQRLVREIAQAISPDLRFQSAAIGALQEASEAYLVRLFEDTNLCAIHARRVTIMPRDMQLARRLRREGP